The Priestia megaterium NBRC 15308 = ATCC 14581 region AATTAGCATCTCTCTTATTCCTCTTTCAAGGAAGACTTTACAACGTGGAAATAGAGATGGACGCAATAGATTCTAAGCGACTGATAATAGGAAAGCGAAATTTATTACTAAAAGCTCTTTTTAACCTGATTAAAAATGCATTAGAAGCTGTTGAAGATAAAGGGAAAATAAAGATTGAACATTACTTTGATGAGGGATACATTCATATAAAAGTGAGTGACACGGGAGTGGGAATTCCTGAAGAACAATTAAAACAACTGGGAAACCCGTTTTTTTCCACTAAAAATGAAGGAACGGGTCTAGGTCTTACTCAAGTATTTGCCACTATACGTGAACACAGAGGAACTATCTCGGTTCAAAGTATTGTCGGGAAAGGAACCACTTTTCATATCAAACTTCCTCTTAACTAAATTATTTTGAAATGCTGTTGTGAGCGTGTTCAAGTTACAGTTCCTTTAACGTATTCTTTTAGAGAAGAAAAGGGATCAAAGCAAACGTATGCGGGATTTGGTAGTTGACGATAAAGATGTACCAAATTCCGTGTCATACTGACATATCAAATATTGTTTATTCCTTTTACTTACTTAACAGGGGAACCTTGTATCAATAGTAATTCTCTTTTATGCTGGTTTTTAAAAAGTTATATCTACATTATTAAAACTCAAAAGGATATTCGTTAATGTTGAGTCATTAATGAATGTTCTCAAGCCATTATCTCATTCCATATAATATTTGATTAAGGTACTTGTCAGAGGCAAACCTCTTCTTTTTATTTCTTTTTCAAGAATGAGAATGAACTCTCTTTCTAAGTTTAATTTTATAGCCTTATCATAGGATGTTAGTAAAAGTTCATCGACCAAATTTTCCATGTTATTACCCCTTTCCTGTAAAAGTAATACATATTTTCGAAAAATTCTTAATGAATTCCGATTTACAAATAACCCCTAATTTATATCTATTTTGTTCCCTCTCTTTTTTTTAGCAAACTTTGTTTTAGAAGGTAATTTTGTATAAATTCCACCCAAATTCGACAGGAAATCTCCCTTATTTCTATTTATTTGTGACTGCTAAAATAGCATGGCTCTTTCTCACTTTTGGTGAAGGTAAACGTCGCTATATGTCAAAGACATGCATTATTTTTTCAGAAAAACAACTCTACCTATAATAATGGTATGAGCACTCGTTTTTTCAACAGCTCATCACTTGCCCGACCATACATCATACGTTTTAACATCTTCACACGATGTATATGTCCTTCAGATAGCCCATTACTTAAAGGATCAACACAAGCAGCCATTACCCCTTGTAAATCTTTTTCTATATAGGTTATAAAGGTATCGAGAGCTGGAAACGAATACATTTTACATGTTTCAATCCAACCAGGTATGCCTTGATTACTACGTTTACTCACGATGTTTCTAAATTTACGTGTCACTTCAAATAATTGTGGTATTAATGGAAACTCTTTTAAACATGCCGAAGGTAATGAATCTAACCAGTTTCTATTCTTTTCACTCCATATTTTCCACAGTAGGGAAGCTCTAGACAAAGAATGCGTTGTGGCACTGGCTCTATATTCATGACGAATTCTCGAAACGGCTTCATTTAAAGTAGAGCGACATCCTGTATAGCCTATCTTTTTAAGTTCTGCCTCCATACGACTCGTCGTCCACCCAGATAGGTTCCATTGACGTAATTGATTTAGGAATGGATCTAATAGTCTTACACGACTAATAGGCTCTTTTTTCTTGCGTCTTAAATCTTTATAGACTGTATTACGTGAAATATGCATTTGACGCGAAATCCAAGCAATGGATTTCCCTTTTTCTTTCCACTCTTTCACTTCTAAGGCGCGTTGCCAAACTTGCTCAGCATACTGATGGCGTTGAACATCTGTCTTGCGGATAATAAGTGGTTCTGTTGTAGGATTTTTATATTCTGTTTTTCTCCATATAGATGGAAAAGATTGTTGTAAGGTCTCTCGAATTGCTGTAAATAAACCTTTCAGAATATGCCAACGGTCCGTAATCTGATAAGCATGAGGCAGCGCTTGAGAGATAGCCTTAGCGTATGTGAAAGAACCATCACGAGTCACCGTTTGAATCGTTGGATGCTGTTCGAGCCATTTTACGACTGTTTCTTTATCTCTCCCATTTAAAATAGCGATGGGTCTTCGGGTTTCTTGATTGATAATAATCGTACCGTAACGACAACGCTTCTTAAATGCAAAGTCATCAATCCCAATATGAACCGGCGGTTCATAAGAAGGCAGCTTCAATTTATGAAGCAGGCGTAAAAGCGTATGATGACTGGTTACAATACCTAGATGCTTAGACAGCCGAGATGCTACTTTGCAGCTCGTAGATAGTGCGATTGACTTTAACATCTCTTGTAAACGTTTGGTTTTGCGTTGATAGGTCCCTAACCACGTAAATCTTTCTGTAAAAATAGCTTGTGGGCAACTACAGTCATCGCAAAAAAACTTACGTGTTTGTATCTTTATATATGTTGTTTTACCATACGCCGGTACATCCTGAAGGGATCGAACATATTGGCTATGAATACGGTGAGATAGAGTATGACAAGACGGACATATACAAGAGGAATGTTTAGATTTTACTAGATACATATAAGATTGATCTTCTTGTATAACTCGTAAGCATTCTATATTAGTGAAAGAAGAAAAAGGCATGTTGAGATTCGCTCCTTTTTATTTCACTATATCATCTATAAAGCACCTTCACCAAAAGTGAGAAAGAGCCAATAGCATTAACACTACACGCTCGAATAGCGTGAACAAAAATGCTGAAATTCGTGAACACTTCCTTAAACAATAATCTATCACGTAAGATAAAGATACGATATTTACGTGATGGAGGATGGAAAGGTGGATAAATGGAACGTGTACATGAATATTAAACGCTTAAGAAAACAAGGATTCACAATTACTCAGGTAGCTAGAAAATTAGGCATTTCGAGGAATACCGTGTATAAATACATGAAAAAAGATCCTGAGGAAATGGCCTTATGGATGGCTAGTTCTCATAAAAAAAGTAGAAAGTTAGATAGATATAAAGAGGTTATTTTAGGTTGGCTGGAAAAGCATTCAGACTTAACAGCTGCACAAATTCAAGACTGGTTAAAAGAACAGTATCCCGACGTCAAAGTTGGTGATAGCACAGTGCGAATGTATGTCGCATCCCTTCGGGATGAATACGGTATTTCCCGAACCGTGCCTACGCGACAATATGAAGCCATTCCAGATCCCCCGATGGGACAGCAAGCACAAGTTGATTTTGGAACATGTAAAGTACGAAAAGGAGAAAAAACAACAGAGATACGTTTATGGTTCATCACATTCGTATTGTCACACTCTCGTTTTAAATATGTGGAATGGTTAGACAGGCCCTTCACAACAAAGGATGTCATTAACGCACATGAACGAGCCTTTGAATATTTTGGAGGAATGCCGAAGGAAATTGTGTACGACCAAGATATCTTAATCTCGGTGAATGAAAATGGGGGAGATATTCAGCTAACAGAAGCGTTTCAAGGATATGTCACCTATCGGAAATTCAAGGTCCATCTATGTAGAAAAGCAGATCCTGAAAGCAAAGGGAAAATTGAGAACGTCGTTGGATATATTAAAAAGAACTTTGCCAAACACCGCCCTTTTTATAACTTAGAAAAATGGAACGAAAAAAGCCTGGGATGGTTAGAGCGTACAGCCAATCGAAACATTCATAATACAACAAAAAAGAGACCTATTGAGGTACACCAACTCGAAAAGGAACACCTTCAATCGATCTCTTTCATTCAGAACAATCTTAGTATAACAAGGATTGTACGTAAGGACAATACCATTCGATTTCGTTCAAATCGTTATTCAGTTCCGATTGGAACATACAAACCTACAGAAGAAACCACTGTATACCTTACGGTCACAGCAGAACAAGAGTTGATTATACAAAAACAGAGCTCAAGTGATATCATTCTTGCCAGGCACCCACTTTCACTAGACAAAGGGAAGCTTATTCAACACCGAAACCATAGGAGAGATTGGAGTAAAGGCATACCCGAATGGATTGATAAGATGAGCCAACAATTTGAAGATTCCACTCAAGCCTATGAATATCTAGAGAAAGTTCGTCAGAACTATCCGAGATACATCCGGGATCAGCTTCAAATTATAGAAAATATCCGTACAAATTATCCTACAACTATCCTTACACAAGCATTAGATCTTTGTATGCGTAAAAAGCTTTATAGTGCAAATGACTTTCGTGATGTGATTCAGGTACTCACCCAGAGAAACCCTCAACAATTACCATCTAAAGATACTTTTTACACACCACCATCGATTGAAACACAAGTCCATTCATCTATAAAAGCAGACACAAGACCTCTGGACATGTATGTATCCATATTGAAAGGAGACGACGAATCGTCATGCGTATAACAAATGAGATGGTGCAGCAAAAACTAGCAGAGTTACAGTTTAAAGAGGTCTCAGTTTCTCTTTCGGAATTTATTCATACGTCTGAAAAAGAACAAGATTCATATCAAGCTTTTTTATATCGTATTTTATCTTTTGAAACTAAGCGCCGAGAGGATAACAAAGTACTAAAACGTTTAAAACTAGCCTCTTTTCCCTATCAGAAGACATTAGAAGACTTTCGAATAGAGGAACAACAGTCATTAAGTACCAAGCAATTAAATCAGCTGCGAGAGCTTACTTGGCTAGAACAAGCATATAATCTTATCCTTTTAGGTCCGCCAGGTGTTGGGAAAACTCACCTGGCAATCGGATTAGGAATAGAAGCTATTTACCGAGGATATAAAGTGATGTTTTTAGCAATGGGTGCGCTCGTACGAGCGCTAAATACACAGGATATTACGAGAAAATCACAAACAATAGTAAAACGTCTTTTAAACGCAGACTTAGTCATCATTGATGACATCATGTATATGGCGATGGATCAACAAGAAGCGAATCTCTTTTTTCATTTTATTAATCAACTGTATGACCGAACCTCTATTGTGTTTACATCCAATAAAGGACCAGAGGAATGGGGAGAACTGATTGGCGATCCGGGTATTACAACAGCTATATTGGATAGGATTATCCACCGAGTAGAAGTCATTCATTTAAATGGAGACAGTTATCGCATGAAAAATCGTTCTACTATCTTTGGATCAATAAGTGTTCATGAATAATTAGCACGGAGTGTTCACGAAGTCGGCTCTTTCTCACTTTTGGTGAAGGTAAACGTCGCTATATGTCAAAGACATGCATTATTTTTTCAGAAAAACAACTCTACCTATAATAATGGTATGAGCACTCGTTTTTTCAACAGCTCATCACTTGCCCGACCATACATCATACGTTTTAACATCTTCACACGATGTATATGTCCTTCAGATAGCCCATTACTTAAAGGATCAACACAAGCAGCCATTACCCCTTGTAAATCTTTTTCTATATAGGTTATAAAGGTATCGAGAGCTGGAAACGAATACATTTTACATGTTTCAATCCAACCAGGTATGCCTTGATTACTACGTTTACTCACGATGTTTCTAAATTTACGTGTCACTTCAAATAATTGTGGTATTAATGGAAACTCTTTTAAACATGCCGAAGGTAATGAATCTAACCAGTTTCTATTCTTTTCACTCCATATTTTCCACAGTAGGGAAGCTCTAGACAAAGAATGCGTTGTGGCACTGGCTCTATATTCATGACGAATTCTCGAAACGGCTTCATTTAAAGTAGAGCGACATCCTGTATAGCCTATCTTTTTAAGTTCTGCCTCCATACGACTCGTCGTCCACCCAGATAGGTTCCATTGACGTAATTGATTTAGGAATGGATCTAATAGTCTTACACGACTAATAGGCTCTTTTTTCTTGCGTCTTAAATCTTTATAGACCGTATTACGTGAAATATGCATTTGACGCGAAATCCAAGCAATGGATTTCCCTTTTTCTTTCCACTCTTTCACTTCTAAGGCGCGTTGCCAAACTTGCTCAGCATACTGATGGCGTTGAACATCTGTCTTGCGGATAATAAGTGGTTCTGTTGTAGGATTTTTATATTCTGTTTTTCTCCATATAGATGGAAAAGATTGTTGTAAGGTCTCTCGAATTGCTGTAAATAAACCTTTCAGAATATGCCAACGGTCCGTAATCTGATAAGCATGAGGCAGCGCTTGAGAGATAGCCTTAGCGTATGTGAAAGAACCATCACGAGTCACCGTTTGAATCGTTGGATGCTGTTCGAGCCATTTTACGACTGTTTCTTTATCTCTCCCATTTAAAATAGCGATGGGTCTTCGGGTTTCTTGATTGATAATAATCGTACCGTAACGACAACGCTTCTTAAATGCAAAGTCATCAATCCCAATATGAACCGGCGGTTCATAAGAAGGCAGCTTCAATTTATGAAGCAGGCGTAAAAGCGTATGATGACTGGTTACAATACCTAGATGCTTAGACAGCCGAGATGCTACTTTGCAGCTCGTAGATAGTGCGATTGACTTTAACATCTCTTGTAAACGTTTGGTTTTGCGTTGATAGGTCCCTAACCACGTAAATCTTTCTGTAAAAATAGCTTGTGGGCAACTACAGTCATCGCAAAAAAACTTACGTGTTTGTATCTTTATATATGTTGTTTTACCATACGCCGGTACATCCTGAAGGGATCGAACATATTGGCTATGAATACGGTGAGATAGAGTATGACAAGACGGACATATACAAGAGGAATGTTTAGATTTTACTAGATACATATAAGATTGATCTTCTTGTATAACTCGTAAGCATTCTATATTAGTGAAAGAAGAAAAAGGCATGTTGAGATTCGCTCCTTTTTATTTCACTATATCATCTATAAAGCACCTTCACCAAAAGTGAGAAAGAGCCACGAAGTCTTGACGGTCACATTTATTAAAGAGAAATACCTATAAATTTAAGATCAAAATGGAGAATAACAGAAAAAGGTGTAGAAAGAAATTTTCATTAAGCCAGGTGCAGTCTCCTTACTTCTCCAAGAATTCTTTTTTCAATTGGTTCCTGTAACAGTGATTATGTAAACTTTAAAAGTGGATTACTACTCAGTGACTTCTTTTTCCACAGTACTTATTATTCTATACAAAGCTAAAGATGTAGTCTCCACATCCGGAAAATATTCAATATGGCCCGTTTCAATATTCTTCACTTGAAAATTCTTTAGTTCTTTAGAATAACTGAGAGAAAAGGTATGATTTCCACTACAAAAGGTATGAGTGATTTCACTATCTTCATATCGTAATAACGTTTCTAACATTTCTTTGATTTTTATTATTGTCATGTATCACCAAACCCCTTTCTCACTATTTAAAGAAATTTTACAAATTAAAGTTTAATTCATTTTAACATAGGGTATATATTCAGGTTATTACCTTCAATAATTGAAATAAAGATTTTAAAAATGAAATAAATTTGTAAAAAAAACAAAAAATGTAATGTTGTATTGAGATTAGGTGATATATGACAAATGCAACATAGTTTGAAACTACAGATAGATATGGTATAAAAGATGCAAATAAAATATATGTTTTAGGGGTAAAGATACAAAGAATCTTATTTAAAAATGACATTTTTGGGGAGGTAGGTGGTATCTGAAATTGAGTAGTGCACCTAGATTCAAAATGCAAATATACAGTCCTCTGTCGGGATATAAGGACCTTTATCATTTTAAAAAAACAAAAGAGGGTTGGACGTTTGAAAACTATAGATATAAGGGTGAAGTAGATAAAGGTGGTAATCCTTTATTTTATAGATCCCTTATTACTGAATCCATTTCCTGTCCTGATCATCTAGAGGTTTATATTTCTAGTGCATGGGAGAATGTTGACACGTTAAATAAAGAACAAATGCAGAACATTTTTGATGAACTATCTGAATGGATATCAGACAGTGGAAAAAATTCTATTGACCCTTTATCATAGTGAAAGAAGTGGCACTACTATGGGTATATCCAGGTTTGAAGATTCATTATAAGAGTTTTGTTATTTTCACCTAAAAACATATCTAGTGTCGTTAGCAAAAAGAAGAAGGCCTTTCCTTTATATAAAAAGACTAAAAATAACAATAGATAATAATTCATTTAGAGATATGGATTAATTAAGGATAATGATAATCAGCAAACAAATAAGGGGTGTATTCAAAATGGAAGCTATTTATAATCAGAGAGAGAAAATGACTGATTTTATTAGAGATAATAAACAAAATTTCCAGGATAAACTCTTATCGGAGGCGGTTAATGTAGCCTCTAAAATTAACGACATTTTAGAAACTGGAAATATTGATCTTTTAAAAAATGCTCAAAAGTTATCTCTATATGTAGTGGAGCAAAAAGAAGAACAACTCATTGCTTTTGCTGAGCAAGAAGGTGTAGCTTGGGCGGAGCACGCTTTAACTCTTGCCTTCAAACTAGAATGGGTACAGGCCATTAGGCGAACATTGTGGCATTTTCTCTATCAATATGATCGAATAAATAACCATTTTAAGAGCCGTGAAGAATTTTATGCCTTAGAGAAGCGTATTAATGATAAGATTGATCAATTTCTTAACACTTTTCTCATTAGTTATTCCAAATATAAAGATGAATTAATTGCCTCCCAGAGGGACTTAGTTGAACATCTATCGGTACCCATTATACCACTTAGCCAATCTGTAGCTGTATTACCATTGATCGGAAGGGTTGACACATATCGTATCCAAACGATTGAGGAGAAAGTACTGACAAGCATCTCAGATTTAAGGATTGAAACATTAATTATAGATCTTTCTGGAATTGCTAATATGGAGATGCATGTCATTGACCATTTTCAAAAAATATTAACTGGAATTTCAATGATGGGATGTAAGGCAATTCTTACAGGTTTACGTGCTGACCTGGTGCGAACAATGATTCACTCAGGAATCTCCTTTGAAGACAAGGCAGAAACAAAAGGGACGTTACAGCAAACATTAAAAGAATATCTAGAACTCCATCAAATGTAGGAGGAATAGGTAAGTGTACTCTACACAAAGAAATGGAAATGAATTTATGAAATTAGAATCGTTTTTGAAAAAATAAATCAGTATTCAGAAAAGCATTATAGGAAGGGGTCAGTCCCAAGATATAATGCTTTTTGCGCCTAGAAAAGCATTAAGGTAGCTAAAAATGTAGGGAGTATACAGCTTGAAAACAGAAAAACTACTGCTCCCACACATACAGTAGTTTTTCTGTTACACATATCTTAAGTTTAAGTACTGATGCCTCACGGCGTCTTAATTAGTTTTACGTATAGTTAAAACTTTATTCGTTTTATCCTCACGTACTAAGATCTTTTTCTAGATAAAGTGTTATC contains the following coding sequences:
- the istA gene encoding IS21 family transposase codes for the protein MEDGKVDKWNVYMNIKRLRKQGFTITQVARKLGISRNTVYKYMKKDPEEMALWMASSHKKSRKLDRYKEVILGWLEKHSDLTAAQIQDWLKEQYPDVKVGDSTVRMYVASLRDEYGISRTVPTRQYEAIPDPPMGQQAQVDFGTCKVRKGEKTTEIRLWFITFVLSHSRFKYVEWLDRPFTTKDVINAHERAFEYFGGMPKEIVYDQDILISVNENGGDIQLTEAFQGYVTYRKFKVHLCRKADPESKGKIENVVGYIKKNFAKHRPFYNLEKWNEKSLGWLERTANRNIHNTTKKRPIEVHQLEKEHLQSISFIQNNLSITRIVRKDNTIRFRSNRYSVPIGTYKPTEETTVYLTVTAEQELIIQKQSSSDIILARHPLSLDKGKLIQHRNHRRDWSKGIPEWIDKMSQQFEDSTQAYEYLEKVRQNYPRYIRDQLQIIENIRTNYPTTILTQALDLCMRKKLYSANDFRDVIQVLTQRNPQQLPSKDTFYTPPSIETQVHSSIKADTRPLDMYVSILKGDDESSCV
- the sda gene encoding sporulation histidine kinase inhibitor Sda, which produces MENLVDELLLTSYDKAIKLNLEREFILILEKEIKRRGLPLTSTLIKYYME
- a CDS encoding ISL3 family transposase, producing the protein MPFSSFTNIECLRVIQEDQSYMYLVKSKHSSCICPSCHTLSHRIHSQYVRSLQDVPAYGKTTYIKIQTRKFFCDDCSCPQAIFTERFTWLGTYQRKTKRLQEMLKSIALSTSCKVASRLSKHLGIVTSHHTLLRLLHKLKLPSYEPPVHIGIDDFAFKKRCRYGTIIINQETRRPIAILNGRDKETVVKWLEQHPTIQTVTRDGSFTYAKAISQALPHAYQITDRWHILKGLFTAIRETLQQSFPSIWRKTEYKNPTTEPLIIRKTDVQRHQYAEQVWQRALEVKEWKEKGKSIAWISRQMHISRNTVYKDLRRKKKEPISRVRLLDPFLNQLRQWNLSGWTTSRMEAELKKIGYTGCRSTLNEAVSRIRHEYRASATTHSLSRASLLWKIWSEKNRNWLDSLPSACLKEFPLIPQLFEVTRKFRNIVSKRSNQGIPGWIETCKMYSFPALDTFITYIEKDLQGVMAACVDPLSNGLSEGHIHRVKMLKRMMYGRASDELLKKRVLIPLL
- the istB gene encoding IS21-like element helper ATPase IstB, with protein sequence MRITNEMVQQKLAELQFKEVSVSLSEFIHTSEKEQDSYQAFLYRILSFETKRREDNKVLKRLKLASFPYQKTLEDFRIEEQQSLSTKQLNQLRELTWLEQAYNLILLGPPGVGKTHLAIGLGIEAIYRGYKVMFLAMGALVRALNTQDITRKSQTIVKRLLNADLVIIDDIMYMAMDQQEANLFFHFINQLYDRTSIVFTSNKGPEEWGELIGDPGITTAILDRIIHRVEVIHLNGDSYRMKNRSTIFGSISVHE
- a CDS encoding STAS domain-containing protein; amino-acid sequence: MEAIYNQREKMTDFIRDNKQNFQDKLLSEAVNVASKINDILETGNIDLLKNAQKLSLYVVEQKEEQLIAFAEQEGVAWAEHALTLAFKLEWVQAIRRTLWHFLYQYDRINNHFKSREEFYALEKRINDKIDQFLNTFLISYSKYKDELIASQRDLVEHLSVPIIPLSQSVAVLPLIGRVDTYRIQTIEEKVLTSISDLRIETLIIDLSGIANMEMHVIDHFQKILTGISMMGCKAILTGLRADLVRTMIHSGISFEDKAETKGTLQQTLKEYLELHQM
- a CDS encoding ISL3 family transposase, producing the protein MPFSSFTNIECLRVIQEDQSYMYLVKSKHSSCICPSCHTLSHRIHSQYVRSLQDVPAYGKTTYIKIQTRKFFCDDCSCPQAIFTERFTWLGTYQRKTKRLQEMLKSIALSTSCKVASRLSKHLGIVTSHHTLLRLLHKLKLPSYEPPVHIGIDDFAFKKRCRYGTIIINQETRRPIAILNGRDKETVVKWLEQHPTIQTVTRDGSFTYAKAISQALPHAYQITDRWHILKGLFTAIRETLQQSFPSIWRKTEYKNPTTEPLIIRKTDVQRHQYAEQVWQRALEVKEWKEKGKSIAWISRQMHISRNTVYKDLRRKKKEPISRVRLLDPFLNQLRQWNLSGWTTSRMEAELKKIGYTGCRSTLNEAVSRIRHEYRASATTHSLSRASLLWKIWSEKNRNWLDSLPSACLKEFPLIPQLFEVTRKFRNIVSKRSNQGIPGWIETCKMYSFPALDTFITYIEKDLQGVMAACVDPLSNGLSEGHIHRVKMLKRMMYGRASDELLKKRVLIPLL